The nucleotide window TGTGATGAGGTGGTGGTAGTGGCAAGATGtagtggttagggttttagggttaggaaattggggaagatgatgtctttatgtattttatttattttattattaaacatttaaataaagGTATGGATTTACGATAATACCTTAAGTGaataaatttaacaaaaaaatttaaccaggttagtgctaaaggacgtacaGTGTAAcgggttttacaaataaaggattgttactgtaattattgaagttaaaagctatccgttgcaatcttttacaaacataaaggatgaaaagtgtaatttacccttactaaaatattatatatgtaggttttgtgttgtgttttggataaTAAGGCTCTGATTATAGAATGATAAACAATactgtgttttatgttgattagcatgttgtgttatatattcatagttctacgatggtgtgtttgaagtttttatagaCTATTAGGGTTTatatatggtgttttagtaatcttcactctattatttgtgggttttaggtgtgttttatggctgaaactatagtattttataactttttacattttttaggaaatttggactttgtaACCGAACCTCACCCTAATATTCAATTCACTTTTAAGAAATAAATTAAAGAAAAATTATTTAACCAGTTCTACTACAATATATGGGTCCAACAAAGTAAAATATCATatagagtaaacttctgttttgctccctgtggtttataGTCATTTTACTCTCTGATCTATGAAGCTTATCTCTATTTCACTCCCCGCCTCTAACGTCATCAAAAATGTTTGCCAAAAATAAAGCAAAttggtaattttacatataaTGAGAAGGGCGTTTTAGTAACTTTACAAAAAGAATTTAATTGTTTATAATTATATAATCATTAAAAAAACATTCCTAACTTCATCACCCTCCTCTCACTCTGTATCTCTCTCATTCTCTCTTTTTGTAACAACCACAAGTCATCACCAACACCATCAAACACCACTACCACCATCTCACCAGCATTATCAAACACCACCACCTCACCTGAAAAACGAACCCCTTCGCAACCGCAACCCCAAATCCAACCGTCACCACCGCAACTCCAATCCAGCCATCATCACCTACCTCCTCTATCGGCCGCACCAACACTGAAAAAACCGGCAAAACCGGTTCAAGACTCTTCCTCCGCCAGCCGCACCGACACTGAAAAAACCGTCATCACCTATCTTTGATTGGGTTTAATCGAGATGGGTTTGGATCCGGGTCGGTTATCTTGCATCGCCGCTATAGGCTTCTTCATTCTCACACTTGACCCATCCGCACACACAACATCGGGAGCTAGGGTTTCCAGAGCTCGAACCAATCGAAGAAGATGGAAGAGGTTACAGAGGGATTAAACAACATAAATATCTCCAACGATTCTTACCggtgatgtgtgtcggtgtgtatataatttagatatataattaagccctttttacacctttagccaagttttaaatttataaaacacgatattcactaacactaaacacacatatgggcaagtgcacccatcgtggacgtagtatagtgttggtaagataccgaggtcgtccaaggacacaagagcttttagtaccggtttatcctcaacgtctaatcaaatcaaaaagttagaaaaatgtttttaaactaataaaataaaaactaactaaatgctgaaaaaaaaaataaaaataaaataaaacagatagacaagatgaatcacttggatccgactcgtgtattagtataacctttgattattttcgcacttttgcacttgtttaagagattatcttagttattgtagtaggcccctcttttgaaggcgacgttaccctcaacccagtagtttgagtcagcaaggatacaatcctaaagggttggattattggaagataatgaattaagttattaatgcaaattatggtaggccccgcttttggcggtgacgttaccctcggctaagtagtctgagtcagcagggatacagtcctaaatagccggattatagtattaatagtagttaacttatgagggggtcaaagagtttggatccccgccatccaatacctatgggcattgaaggagatcctactaaatttgacccaggtcccttgcaggacctctaaacgctgaacaagggcaagacccttaccaaaccgttcccttaacccccgaccaggtagccaacatacctccatatagaccgtggatatatgaatggtgaaaatcttttattttatatagacagtaaaataatgtcaagacaccacagacaaacgataaggaaagatcaccttcaacataagcaactagttattaaagtcattaatacaaaaccaaataaaaagtgcaaaagattaaaaataaaaagtattatactaaacacttgtcttcaccaagtgatgtaagagacttatgcaaacatggccttgattgtcaagaactcttactatcaatcttggatcccgagacgactcacacactctacgatggacaatggatgatggtggtggatgatggtgttatggtggtggtgggtggtggatgaagtgtgagagaggtggtgtgccaagggatgagttggaatgaaaccaagcactcatatttataggctgaacagaaggctgggcacggccccgtgtccgctggacacgcccccgtgcccctctgacactctctctcttcattaattgtaattcgcaattacaattaatgcgcctgctgtactttcgccacgcccccgtgctcactggacacggccccgtggtgggcaatagaagcttctacaggtttgtcttttctgctgcttcttgggcacggccccgtgctggctgagcacggggcgtgttcaggcttttgttttctcttctttgcttgggaggatgccgttgagggttcgggcagtctacttttattccttttcttgtatttatgttagaattagctgtctttttgcttcttttctgaatttgagctcatttcatcctgaaaatacaaaaggaagacaaaaacactctttttccaacattagtacttaaaaagggttagttttatgccttatttgatgtaatttatatgttgcattttacacacatcaaatacccccacacttgaacttttgcttgtcctcaagcaaaactctttaaatgtggcttacactcccaaatggaatgggtagaagagaaggtttttggcttgtcatagagtgtcgggaatccaagatctttttgggttttatttttatttatttacaatcctattcgttatgatttatttagaacgtttcataggataaattacttatttgggcataacatgcctttttaaaatttcatttatatacaagttcacatacctcacgggataaatcactcaacactcggccgaaggtgtatttttttgtgaatcactcgagagcggcatggaacttacgccttccataggcttgccaagcaatcaaacctcctcctttttaactttatacctttgtaaatatcaagaggactttttgggtgaagggttaggcttgggctaaaggtgggtggttgggttagtggttagtaaaagggcgaaaagcgtaaaaagcgtcggttttcgtaacacattttgtttttagtgactttttattttgaagtatttctccaaacaagcttttgtttgcatagctttgtttgtttttaacttcatcatcattttttttagtcacataaaagaacgagcttgcgaaaaaccgagcttgttactaaaataaagggtgaaaaataaaaagggttttttggtgggtaaaaagggtttagggtaaagaaacgaaaggtttaggctcaaaggggttaactagggggattttaggtaggtggtaaaaaaaattgaaaaataatggtgtagaaagaaaaatggttagtcctaatgcctccatcatttacttacttgggtttaagttggtaaggaccgggaatgaatcgtcgtggcaagttctagagttgtaagaaccaagcggctattcacacaagaaacgaaaaatgagcatttagtctaaagatgtaaatttgtatgctctataaaggctcaaaactcacttttgtgggaatgggtttttaatgtgatcaagtatatataatcaaattttaactagacttgttatgccgtttcataattttcttatgttggttcttgttatcacgacactctcggttgtaaattttataaaaatataaccttattaatcttgggattcctaacttaaacttcagACAAGTAAAAACAATgaaaaaattttttgaaaaaatttggggtgtttagcggttccaatagagttttgtgtaaggcttgttgttaggacttgcaaaatttcaaagtgttagcttcccccccacacttaaattacacattgtcctcaatgtgtcccaaaaataaatttttaggttgattggatgtgtaatgtggtgttaaaaagcaaagatttatgttactggcagtatggacacggccccgtggggaccggacatggccccgtgttcaggtgccagtaacagaaattaaagaaatgagacagaagcctggacacgggggcgtgtctggtgaacacggcccgtgtccagttacctgaactgggcgtttttttttctgcaggtggttcagcacggggccgtgttggttaagcacgacccgtgttgagccttctgtaatggagatttgtgtcgggttgcttcgttctttgtgcatggggccatttttctcgttccctgtTTCATCCATTATcaccacgagtgtgttttattcctgcaaattaaaactaaaagattaaactaaactaaggatagttccgcggaatgcctccgtggtgcgccacgtttataagggtccttggctagacccaatgtgaggttatatatgagtgggatgcttggcgtcccatgttacaccgtcggagagcatcatccaagctcgaatcaataaccttcatgtagttgaccgggtcgtcgtcctctattctcttcccaactccgaattttacttcatcatccccatacctcaaggtgagtgttccgtcattcatatctaccaccgcttgtgcggtggcaagaaatggtctccctagtatgaggttGACCTCGGTGTCTttctccatatcgagtatgacaaagtcggctggatagacgaatctgcttacctttaccaagacattttcaatgacacattgtgggaatttgacgggtcgatcagcgagttgtatgctcatttttgtaggactcgtggttcccaggccgagtcttttaaacattgatgagggcatgaggttaatgctagccccaaggtcggctagggcattacgaacgggggactcccctgttgagcagggaatcgtgaagcttccgggatcgattttcttttggggaagtttattgagtacgagggcagagcattcttcgcctaaattgactaattgcaaattttcaattttctttttatgagtgaggaagtccctcatgaacttagagtatttgggcatttgggttaggacctcaataaaaggaatattgacatgcaattgctttaatagactttcgaacttcgcgaattgctcattggtcttttgacgaattaacctaccgggtacggaactcgaggagctttggtaggctctggtgacggaggggagttcttttcctgcagaggtgtgggtaCCGTTTCTTCTGTTGGTGGCggcgcttctgcaggccctacggtgcggtttcgtagcgtgatgaggtgaacttgcgcttttgggtttgtttcggtattgctaggtaatgcaccttgtggtctctcggcaaaattttgagctatttgattcaattgtttttctatgttttgaatactagcttgttgatttctaaaatttgattctaattgtagaaatctttccgagtttttcttttcagtgtcggagactaggcgagatatagtatcttcaagcctttctgtAAGACCCGCATATTTAGTTCTTATAAAACCATTTACGAGGATAATTTTAAGACTTGAAATAACAAGTTAAAttcatatttttgacaaaaatcGGACATGACCCATTCGTACAATGAGCATACCCCTGTTTCATACAACTTTCATACAAAATATTCCATGACCCTTACGACTAGACGCAATGAAAATCCAAAGAAAACATAAATTTTGACCAATACATCTACTAGCAAGTTTAGACAAATCTTCACAATTatttgacccaaaacattaaagcaactagcggaagcgcttgatATGTTAAGTGGTGATCACGTGCTCGCTTCAACTCGCCAAATAGTCTAAgatgaggatttacctacattaacaAGAAATTTTAAAGGTTAGTTATCACGCTCGCTAAATCATAATTCTTTCATTTTAGTTCCATCCGTATATGAACTTTTAACCATTTTacgcattcgactacccaaaAACTTGGGtatagcataaacactctcaatgagagttaagcatacacgttCGACCCGTTTGATTGGGttatttgctttcaacataaattcttctttccatccgtataacggattaagcttctagcatTCGTTATAGCATTCAAAACCACCCGTTCAAGACGGATGGTATCATATCATTACTCGACCTAGTTACTCGAACCGGTCGATTTGCTTATCATAGCTTAACCTTCATTAGCTTagccaaatccgcaagggatttgctatTTATTTACTAATCACCGTATCCATTATAGCAAGAAATAATCATTATAACACAAATTGCTCGACACAGATACTAACAAAAATTTAAGTAAAGTTTTGTACATCACGAAACATACCTTTGTCTTGTGAGCTTTCCGACTTCTTAGAACCTGAGCCCTCTTCCTTTACGCCTATATTAACACATCCGTTCATTTGTTTAGTACCCGGAATTTCATTCCATTACATTCAATATTTCACATAGTTGttcattcaagcatttcatcaaacacatggCGGGTTTCGCATTTTTGGGACATTTACTCATTTAACTAACATATATTACTAAGCTAATTTCTTTAATCATTCAATAACATTCAATTAAGCTTTACTCTAAATCAGATTATCTAGTGATTATTCATCATAAACAAGGTTATTCCtcaacaacacacacacacatatcaAAACTTGATCAATTTAACCCTAGCAACTTCTCATCAACTTGGGTTTCGGCTATTCACcacaaatttttttaaaattcaGACATAATCCTGATCCTACATCATAACCTTAACTAAATTTCATAAATTTCATATCATGCATTCAAGATTAGATCAAAACCCACTTTCTACAATTTGTTAAATCACAAAATTGAACTTACCCTTTCAATGGACAAGTTAAGAGCTTGCAATTTCCTGATTATGCATTCAATTTCCTTGAATCTTTATAGTTTTCCTTGTGAATTAGATGAAGCTAGGGTTTCTTTCCCCCCTTGGCCCTTGTTCGATCGTACAGAACCCCACACACATACTGTGTGTGGGTTTTTATTATTAATCATTTTTATTAATCTTATTTTTAGGTATTTACAGCTTTAGTCCCTCTATTTCCATCACAACTTTAATTTTAGCACCACCCTTTTATTGCTACATTTTAGCTTATGCATAataaatatttttggggtgttacaagtctaccccccttaaagaggtttcgtccccgaaacctggcACAAACATATTTTTAAGTGTGTACGTACCAAAAAGGAACGGGTAGTGCTTCTTCATCTCGTCTTCCGCTTCCCATGTAAGTTCCGACCCCTTTCGGTGCTGCCATTGCACCAACACTTGTCGGACAACCTTGTTGCGCAGCTTCTTCACCTTGACATCTTTAATGGCCATTGGTCTTTCGACATAATTCAACCCCTCGTCTAACTCAATGTCATCAAGTGGTACTAACGCGGTTTCATCCGCAAGACACTTTCTCAATTGCGACACGTGGAAGGTATTGTGAATTCCGTCTAGAGCAAGCGGTAATTCTAATCGATATGCAACCCTTCCAACACGAGCCAAGATTTTAAACGGCCCAATATAACGAGGACCCAACTTACCACGTTTGCGAAAGCGgattatacccttccatggggacacTTTCAGCAGAACCaagtctccgacttgaaattcaatGGGACGTCTTCTTTTATCTGAATAAGCCTTTTGTCGATCCTGGGCTGCTTTCAGTCGAGCTCTAACCAACTTAATCTTTTCATTCGTTAATGCTATTAAATCACTTGGCGCAAGCTCTCTTTGCCCTACTTCTCCCCAGCATACGGGAGTTCTACATTTCCTCCCGTACAGTAATTCATACGGAGCCATTTGGATACCActatggtaactattattataggaaaattccactagtggtaaatggtcatcccaaCTTCCCCCAAAATCTAGGGCACACGCCCTCAGCATATCAACaagtgtttgaatggttctttctgactggccgtcagtttgagggtggTAGGCGGTACTTATGTGTAATTTCGTACCCACACTCTCGTGAAACTTTTGCCAGTAACGAGAAGTAAATCTAGTGTCCCGATCCGAGACAATTGACACGGGCACGCCGTGTCGAGATATAATCTCGTTCATGTAAATTTCCGCCATTTTCTCGGAAGAGTAGGCTTCtttaatgggtagaaaatgagcgctTTTCGTAagtcggtccacgattacccatatcgcATCATGCCCCTTTTTCGTTCTAGGAAGCTTGGTTACCAAATCCATCGTTAATTCCTCCCACTTCCATTGCGGTATCTCCAAGGGTTGTAATTCCCCgtatggcttttgatgctcggtTTTCACTTGGGAACATGTTAAGCATTTCGCGACATATTTGACTATGtcgcgtttcatgcccggccaccaataattggccttcaagtcccgatacatctttgtagccccaGGGTGGACCGAAtatcgtgacttatgtgcctcgtcGAGTAGAGCAGCCTTGACTTCACAGAATCGGGGTATCCAAATTCGACCGAATCGCGTCTTGAGTCCGGTCGAATTTTCTTCTAATTTATCGATTACACCTTTTAGTCTTTCCTTCTTTAAGTCTTCCGCTCCAAGCGACTTTATTTGAGATTCACGTATCATTTCAAGTAATCGTGGCGTAACAATCATCTTCATGGACTTTACACGAAGAGGAGACGGATACTCTCTTCGGCTTAACGCATCGGCTACCACGTTTGCTTTTCCCGGGTGATAAAGGATATCACAATGATAATCTTTGATAAGTTCCAGTCATCtccgttgcctcatatttaaatctttctgcTCGAAAAGATACTTGAGGCTTTTATGATCTGAGTAAATAGTGCATCTcgtgccatacaaataatgtctccaaatctttaaggcGAACACTACCGCTGCCAATTCTAGATCGTGAGTCGGGTAGTTTACTTCATGCggcttcaattgtcttgaagcataagcGATGACTCTTCCCCTTTGCATCAAGACGCAGCCTAATCCCTGGTGTGAAGCGTCTGAATAGACCACCAGGTCTTCAGTTCCATCCGGTAATGTTAGGACCGGAGGACGGGATAGTTTCTCCTTTAACATTTGAAAAGCCTCCTCCTGATCTTTACCCCACAcaaacttctctttctttcttgtcaGTTTTGTTAAGGGTAAGGCTATCTTCGAAAAATCCTGTATGAACCTTCTATAGTACCCGGCAAGgcccagaaaacttcttatctctgtTGGGTTCTTCGGAGAAACCCACTTCATTACAGCATCAATCTTTGAAGGATCAACTAAAACACCCTCCGAGTTGATCACATGCCCCagaaattgcacctctctgagccaaaaggcgcattttgagaattttgcGTAGAGTTTCTCCTTACGGAGAATTTCAAGTACTTCacgcaaatgctttgcatgctcaGCTTTGCTTCACGAATAGACTAAGATATCATCTATGAACACTATTACCGATTTGTCTAACATGGGTCGGCAtacccggttcataagatccataaacgcAGCTGGCGCGTTAGTCAATCCAAACGACATGACTAGAaattcatagtgcccataacgggttctaaatgcagtctttggaatatcttcttcccGTACTCTAACTTGATGGTACCCCGAACGCAGGTCTATCTTAgagaaccaactcgccccttgtaattgatcaaaaaggtcgtcaattctaggtaaagggtagcggttctttatggtcagcttatttagctctctatagtcgatacacatgcgcatcgacccgtctttcttcttaacaaataagacaggtgctccccaaggcgacacactcGGGCGTATGAAACCCTTGTCTAGAAAATCTTGTAGTTGTGTCATTAATTCGCGCATCTCAGtgggagcaagtctatagggggCCTTTGCATCGGGTTTCGCACCCGGATTTACTTCGATGCGaaactctatctctctctctctggtGGGAGTCCCGGGAATTCTTCCGGAAATTCATTCACAATCTCAACGTCTTCAAGCTTCGGGAGGGTTTGTCTGGCATCTACTACATAAGCTAGGTATGCTCTACTCCCGTTAAGTACGTATTTGAAAGCTTGGACCAAGGTGCACAACTTGGTTTCTACATTTCTCTCTCCTTGAATACTCAATTTTCTTCCACTTGGAGCTTGGATGAGCATTACCTTATTTTCACAATCAATCTCCGCATGGTGCCGCGCCAGCCAATCCATCCCCACAATCATTTTAAATTCCCCCAAAACCATAGGTATGAGGTCGATGTCAAATTCCTCATCTTCTATAATGAATTTGCAGTTTCTACACACCTCGTGTAACATATAGATCTTACTATCGGCTATTTCTACTTCTAGAGGCATTGGCATTCGTTCGATCTTAAAGGACGGATGTTGTATAATTTCAT belongs to Helianthus annuus cultivar XRQ/B chromosome 5, HanXRQr2.0-SUNRISE, whole genome shotgun sequence and includes:
- the LOC110943673 gene encoding uncharacterized protein LOC110943673 is translated as MAPYELLYGRKCRTPVCWGEVGQRELAPSDLIALTNEKIKLVRARLKAAQDRQKAYSDKRRRPIEFQVGDLVLLKVSPWKGIIRFRKRGKLGPRYIGPFKILARVGRVAYRLELPLALDGIHNTFHVSQLRKCLADETALVPLDDIELDEGLNYVERPMAIKDVKVKKLRNKVVRQVLVQWQHRKGSELTWEAEDEMKKHYPFLFEGLKL